In Stenotrophomonas sp. 169, one DNA window encodes the following:
- a CDS encoding DUF4105 domain-containing protein — protein sequence MKRTAGLMLSGWLAVLMLAALLVAPGAVLAQSTPAAVNAAASGDAQADVPRIGVVTMQPGTIFFERFGHDAIVVVDPLSGAATSYNFGYFDPGEPDFISRFIRGEMMYYLVALPLQQDLGYYDESGRGASVQWLDLQPEQARALAADLAERAKPENARYRYDYYTANCATMVRDTLDKALGGGLHAQLSGRSRGNTYRSESVRLASPAPWMWLGFDLGLGPFADQPLSRWQEAFVPMRLADALRQVRNSEGRPLVQSEQQLLAHRIDAEPTEQARAWWPWLVVGLGLAAGVFALRRRPRLLAALALPFWIVSTIAGSLLVFLWGFSDHHAAWANRNLLQLSPLCLLLLPGAIALLRRRRPGRLFRIVLWAVAGLSLAGLVLHWLSLQAQYNVQWIVLLLPLHAALAWVLGRASRWPLHAR from the coding sequence TTGAAGCGTACCGCCGGACTCATGCTGAGCGGCTGGCTGGCCGTGCTGATGCTGGCGGCGTTGCTGGTCGCGCCGGGGGCGGTGCTGGCGCAGTCGACGCCTGCCGCCGTCAATGCTGCCGCCTCTGGCGACGCGCAGGCCGATGTCCCGCGCATCGGCGTGGTCACCATGCAGCCGGGCACGATCTTTTTCGAGCGCTTCGGCCACGATGCCATCGTGGTGGTGGATCCGCTCAGCGGCGCCGCCACCTCGTACAACTTCGGCTACTTCGATCCGGGCGAGCCGGACTTCATCAGCCGCTTCATACGCGGCGAGATGATGTATTACCTGGTCGCCCTGCCCTTGCAGCAGGATCTCGGGTATTACGACGAATCCGGTCGCGGAGCGAGCGTCCAGTGGCTGGATCTGCAACCCGAACAGGCCCGTGCGCTGGCCGCCGACCTTGCAGAGCGCGCGAAGCCGGAGAACGCGCGCTACCGCTACGATTACTACACCGCGAACTGCGCCACGATGGTCCGCGATACGCTGGACAAGGCGTTGGGCGGCGGGCTGCATGCGCAGCTGTCGGGCCGTTCGCGGGGCAACACCTACCGCAGCGAGTCGGTGCGCCTGGCTTCGCCGGCACCGTGGATGTGGCTGGGCTTCGACCTGGGGCTGGGACCGTTCGCCGATCAGCCGCTGTCGCGCTGGCAGGAAGCCTTCGTGCCGATGCGCCTGGCCGATGCGCTGCGCCAGGTGCGCAACAGCGAGGGCCGACCCCTGGTGCAGTCCGAACAACAGCTGCTCGCACACCGCATCGACGCCGAACCGACCGAGCAGGCCCGTGCCTGGTGGCCATGGCTGGTGGTGGGGCTGGGGCTGGCTGCCGGTGTGTTCGCACTGCGTCGCCGTCCCCGTCTGCTGGCCGCGCTGGCGCTGCCGTTCTGGATAGTCAGCACGATCGCCGGCAGCCTGCTGGTTTTCCTGTGGGGCTTCAGCGACCACCATGCCGCGTGGGCCAACCGCAACCTGCTGCAGCTGTCACCGCTGTGCCTGCTGCTGCTGCCCGGCGCCATCGCGCTGCTGCGCCGGCGCCGACCCGGTCGCCTGTTCCGCATCGTACTGTGGGCCGTGGCCGGGTTGTCTCTGGCCGGACTGGTGCTGCACTGGCTGAGCCTGCAGGCCCAGTACAACGTGCAGTGGATCGTGCTGCTCCTGCCGCTGCATGCCGCGCTCGCGTGGGTGCTTGGCCGCGCATCGCGATGGCCGCTTCACGCCCGCTGA
- a CDS encoding magnesium and cobalt transport protein CorA — MSGMHVPDTTAPAAHNPACVINCVHYDDDGKRHDIALDAISDVIASGNGFVWVGLYDPADSVLLKLQEEFGLHDLAIEDARNAHQRPKVETYGNSLFAVVTTAQMVDERIQYGETHAFVGPRFLVTVRHGASLSYAPVRARVEREPHLLKMGPSYCLYAVLDFVVDNYLPITNRFRDTLELLEKDIFADDYKRSTVVRLYELKRELNKMRMAVAPLQDVLSALKRHPAESGLVPDEVKLYIRDVHDHAVRISDVIDTLREMLGTALSVNLSLVTLAQGETVKRLGAWAALLAAPTLITSWYGMNFTHMPELDKPWAYPAIIIGVAAVCVGMYRLFKRARWL, encoded by the coding sequence ATGAGCGGCATGCACGTGCCCGATACCACCGCCCCCGCAGCGCATAATCCTGCCTGCGTCATCAACTGCGTTCACTACGATGATGATGGCAAGCGCCATGACATCGCCCTGGATGCCATCAGCGACGTCATCGCCAGTGGCAACGGATTCGTCTGGGTAGGCCTGTATGACCCGGCGGACAGCGTCCTGCTTAAACTGCAGGAAGAGTTCGGCCTGCACGACCTGGCGATCGAAGACGCGCGCAATGCCCACCAGCGTCCGAAGGTGGAGACCTACGGCAACTCGCTGTTCGCGGTGGTGACCACGGCGCAGATGGTCGATGAGCGCATCCAGTACGGTGAAACCCACGCCTTCGTCGGCCCCCGCTTCCTGGTGACGGTGCGCCACGGCGCCTCGCTGTCCTACGCGCCGGTGCGGGCGCGCGTGGAGCGCGAGCCCCACCTGTTGAAGATGGGTCCGTCCTACTGCCTGTATGCCGTGCTGGACTTCGTGGTCGACAACTACCTGCCGATCACCAACCGCTTCCGCGACACGCTGGAACTGCTGGAGAAAGACATCTTCGCCGACGACTACAAGCGCAGCACCGTCGTGCGCCTGTATGAGTTGAAGCGCGAGCTCAACAAGATGCGCATGGCGGTGGCGCCTTTGCAGGACGTCCTGTCGGCACTGAAGCGGCATCCGGCCGAAAGTGGCCTGGTGCCCGACGAGGTGAAGTTGTACATCCGCGACGTGCATGACCATGCCGTCCGCATCAGCGATGTCATCGATACCCTGCGTGAAATGCTGGGCACCGCCCTCAGTGTGAATCTGTCACTGGTGACGCTCGCACAAGGTGAAACGGTAAAACGGCTGGGTGCCTGGGCCGCACTGCTGGCAGCCCCAACGCTGATCACCAGCTGGTACGGCATGAACTTCACGCACATGCCCGAGCTGGACAAACCATGGGCCTATCCGGCGATCATCATCGGCGTCGCCGCGGTCTGCGTCGGGATGTACCGCCTGTTCAAGCGCGCACGCTGGCTGTGA
- a CDS encoding NAD-dependent succinate-semialdehyde dehydrogenase — protein sequence MTVEIVNPTTGQVDYRHELLDKAGIEQRLAAAAAAFPGWAAQSLAQRADVLRAIATQLRTRRDELQQAMTSEMGKLKGEALAEVEKCALACEFYADHAGDYLQPQQIKTEAQRSYVRYEPIGCVFAVMPWNFPIWQVFRFLAPAFMAGNVALLKHASNVPQCADLINAVVRAGGLPAGVFDVLHIDNDQAADVLRDRRVRAVTLTGSERAGRSIAANAGDQLKKCVMELGGSDAFVVLEDADLEMTVDAAVKSRFDNSGQTCIAAKRFIVVDAVADAFTDRFVAAAAERRYGDPSDEKTTLAPMARADLRDELHKQVQASVAKGARVLIGGEPVAGSHAGYAATVLDAVAPGMPAYDEELFGPVAAVIRVKDEAEALRVANDTRFGLGGSVWTTDAARGEAFAQQMECGAAFVNSIVKSDVRLPFGGSKESGFGRELAEHGIHEFMNIKTIYVA from the coding sequence ATGACTGTTGAAATCGTCAATCCCACCACCGGGCAGGTGGATTACCGCCATGAGCTGTTGGACAAGGCGGGTATCGAGCAGCGCCTGGCCGCGGCCGCTGCTGCGTTTCCGGGCTGGGCCGCACAATCGCTGGCGCAGCGCGCCGATGTGCTGCGGGCAATCGCCACGCAGCTGCGTACACGGCGCGATGAGCTCCAGCAGGCGATGACGTCCGAGATGGGCAAGCTGAAAGGCGAAGCGCTGGCCGAGGTGGAAAAGTGCGCGCTGGCCTGCGAGTTCTATGCCGATCACGCGGGCGACTATCTGCAGCCGCAGCAGATCAAGACCGAAGCACAGCGCAGTTACGTGCGCTACGAGCCGATCGGCTGCGTGTTCGCGGTGATGCCGTGGAACTTCCCGATCTGGCAGGTGTTTCGTTTCCTGGCACCGGCGTTCATGGCCGGCAATGTGGCGCTGTTGAAGCACGCCAGCAACGTGCCGCAGTGCGCTGACCTGATCAATGCCGTGGTACGTGCAGGGGGCTTGCCGGCAGGCGTGTTCGACGTGCTGCACATCGACAACGACCAAGCGGCGGACGTACTGCGCGACCGCCGGGTGAGAGCCGTGACGCTGACCGGCAGCGAGCGTGCGGGACGATCCATCGCCGCCAACGCCGGCGATCAGCTGAAGAAGTGCGTGATGGAACTGGGCGGCAGCGATGCCTTCGTGGTGCTGGAAGACGCGGATCTTGAGATGACGGTGGATGCGGCGGTGAAGTCGCGCTTCGACAACAGCGGCCAGACCTGCATCGCGGCCAAGCGGTTCATCGTGGTCGATGCGGTGGCTGACGCTTTCACCGACCGTTTCGTGGCGGCGGCGGCCGAGCGTCGTTACGGTGATCCGTCCGACGAGAAAACGACATTGGCGCCGATGGCACGCGCGGACCTGCGTGATGAGCTGCATAAGCAGGTACAGGCCAGCGTGGCCAAGGGTGCACGCGTGTTGATCGGTGGCGAACCGGTAGCGGGCAGCCACGCGGGCTACGCCGCGACGGTGCTGGATGCGGTGGCGCCGGGCATGCCGGCCTATGACGAGGAGCTGTTCGGACCGGTGGCGGCGGTGATCCGGGTCAAGGACGAAGCCGAAGCGCTGCGTGTCGCCAATGACACTCGCTTTGGGCTGGGCGGCAGCGTGTGGACCACCGATGCGGCGCGCGGCGAAGCGTTTGCACAGCAGATGGAGTGCGGTGCGGCCTTCGTCAATTCCATCGTCAAGAGCGATGTGCGGCTGCCGTTCGGCGGCAGCAAGGAATCGGGTTTCGGCCGCGAACTGGCCGAACACGGCATCCATGAGTTCATGAACATCAAGACGATCTACGTGGCCTGA
- a CDS encoding ABC transporter permease subunit, which produces MSTMRGYRWMGWGALALGFAFLYLPILLLMVFSFNSSRLATVWAGFSTRWYGELFNDRALMDALWMSLKVAFWTACAATVLGTMAAMVMTRFRRFRGKSAFSALITAPLVMPDVILGFSLMTLLVSMGGIPGFPARGAMTIWIAHVTFTLSFVTVVLSSRLQELDISLEEAAMDLGASRLTVFLKITLPIIAPALLAGWLLAFTLSLDDVVIASFVAGPSSTTLPMKVFASVRMGISPKINALATLMVSAVAVAAFIGWYFTARAEKRRQRDLLMARQDNG; this is translated from the coding sequence ATGAGCACGATGCGCGGTTACCGCTGGATGGGCTGGGGCGCGTTGGCGCTGGGGTTCGCCTTCCTGTACCTGCCGATCCTGTTGTTGATGGTGTTCTCGTTCAACAGCTCACGGCTGGCCACGGTGTGGGCGGGTTTCTCCACGCGCTGGTATGGCGAACTGTTCAACGACCGCGCGTTGATGGACGCGCTGTGGATGAGCCTGAAAGTGGCGTTCTGGACAGCCTGCGCCGCCACCGTGCTGGGGACCATGGCGGCGATGGTGATGACCCGTTTCCGACGCTTCCGTGGCAAGTCCGCGTTCAGTGCGCTGATCACCGCGCCGCTGGTGATGCCCGATGTCATCCTGGGCTTTTCGTTGATGACGCTGCTGGTATCGATGGGCGGCATCCCGGGCTTCCCGGCCCGCGGCGCGATGACGATCTGGATCGCACACGTCACCTTTACCCTGTCCTTCGTCACCGTGGTGCTGTCCTCGCGCCTGCAGGAGCTGGACATCTCGTTGGAGGAAGCCGCGATGGACCTCGGTGCCAGCCGGCTCACCGTGTTCCTGAAGATCACCTTGCCGATCATCGCGCCGGCGCTGCTGGCGGGCTGGCTGCTGGCTTTCACCCTGTCACTGGATGATGTGGTGATCGCCAGCTTCGTCGCCGGGCCCAGTTCCACCACGCTGCCGATGAAGGTATTCGCCTCGGTGCGGATGGGCATCAGTCCGAAGATCAATGCACTGGCCACGTTGATGGTGTCGGCGGTGGCGGTGGCCGCGTTCATCGGTTGGTACTTCACCGCGCGGGCCGAGAAACGCCGCCAGCGTGACCTGCTGATGGCGCGGCAGGACAACGGCTGA
- a CDS encoding ABC transporter permease subunit, protein MSAAAPKRWLPGLRSAVIGVPYLWLLLFFAVPFALILMISFAHTQVGSPPYTWLLQYVDGAFSLKLNLENYLQLVRDQQYVLAYASSFKIAAISTLLTLIIGYPMAYAIARMKPSTRNVMMMLVVLPSWTSFLIRVYAWIGILDRNGLLNQVLLKIGLIDQPLRILYTPVAAYIGIVYCYLPFMVLPLYANLVKHDQRLLEAAYDLGAKPWQAFVRITLPLSKAGIIAGCMLVMIPAVGEFVIPEMLGGPDTLMIGRVLWGEFFNNRNWPVASSVAVVMLLLLLVPIFLFNRSQQRVLEGKQA, encoded by the coding sequence ATGAGCGCGGCAGCCCCGAAGCGCTGGCTGCCCGGACTACGCAGTGCGGTGATCGGCGTGCCCTACCTGTGGCTGCTGCTGTTCTTCGCCGTGCCGTTCGCGCTGATCCTGATGATCTCCTTCGCCCACACGCAGGTCGGCTCGCCGCCCTACACGTGGTTGCTGCAGTACGTGGACGGCGCGTTCTCGCTCAAGCTCAACCTGGAAAACTACCTGCAACTGGTACGCGACCAGCAGTACGTGCTGGCCTATGCCAGCAGTTTCAAGATCGCGGCGATTTCCACGTTGCTGACGTTGATCATCGGCTATCCGATGGCGTACGCCATCGCACGCATGAAGCCCTCCACCCGCAACGTGATGATGATGCTGGTGGTGCTGCCCTCGTGGACGTCGTTCCTGATCCGCGTGTACGCCTGGATCGGCATCCTCGACCGCAATGGCCTGCTCAACCAGGTGCTGTTGAAGATCGGTCTGATCGACCAGCCGCTGCGCATCCTTTACACCCCGGTGGCGGCTTACATCGGCATCGTTTACTGCTATCTGCCGTTCATGGTGCTGCCGCTGTATGCCAACCTGGTCAAGCACGACCAGCGTCTGCTGGAAGCGGCCTACGACCTGGGCGCCAAGCCGTGGCAGGCGTTCGTGCGCATCACCCTGCCGCTGTCCAAGGCAGGCATCATCGCCGGCTGCATGCTGGTGATGATCCCGGCGGTGGGCGAGTTCGTGATCCCGGAAATGCTGGGTGGGCCGGACACGCTGATGATCGGGCGGGTGCTGTGGGGTGAGTTCTTCAACAACCGTAACTGGCCGGTGGCTTCCTCGGTGGCGGTGGTGATGCTGTTGCTGCTGCTGGTGCCGATTTTCCTGTTCAACCGGTCCCAGCAGCGCGTGCTGGAAGGAAAGCAGGCATGA
- the potA gene encoding polyamine ABC transporter ATP-binding protein: MSVVAQPEAAAVDAHGEPGYLSVRDLRKEFDGFVAVDDVNLDVRKGEIFALLGGSGSGKSTLLRCLGGFETPTKGSIVVDGQRLDALPPYKRPVNMMFQSYALFPHMSVEQNIAFGLKQDGMASDAIRRRVGEMLELVQMSQLAKRRPHQLSGGQQQRVALARSLAKGPKLLLLDEPMGALDKKLRSQMQLELVNIIETSGVTCVMVTHDQEEAMTMATRIAVMDAGWIQQVGKPDEVYEQPANRFVASFIGSVNSFEGVIDEDLPEHATVRTSAFPAPIYIGHGITGYEGQSVAYAVRPEKIMIGKEEPEGHVNKAQGVIEDIAYFGSHSVYHVRLPSGATVMANFANSQRWASDGLTWGDAVWVHWRDNDGVVLSS, translated from the coding sequence ATGTCCGTTGTTGCCCAGCCGGAAGCCGCCGCCGTCGATGCCCACGGAGAGCCCGGCTACCTGTCCGTCCGTGACCTGCGCAAGGAATTCGATGGCTTCGTGGCCGTGGACGACGTCAACCTGGATGTGCGCAAGGGCGAGATCTTCGCGCTGCTCGGCGGGTCAGGCAGTGGCAAATCGACCCTGCTGCGCTGCCTGGGCGGCTTTGAAACCCCGACCAAGGGCAGCATCGTCGTCGATGGGCAGCGCCTGGACGCGCTGCCGCCGTACAAGCGGCCGGTCAACATGATGTTCCAGTCGTATGCGCTGTTTCCGCATATGAGCGTGGAGCAGAACATCGCCTTCGGCCTGAAGCAGGACGGCATGGCCAGCGATGCGATCCGCCGGCGGGTGGGCGAGATGCTGGAGCTGGTGCAGATGTCCCAGTTGGCCAAGCGCCGTCCCCATCAGTTGTCCGGTGGCCAGCAGCAGCGCGTTGCGTTGGCGCGGTCGTTGGCCAAGGGCCCGAAACTGCTGCTGCTGGACGAGCCGATGGGCGCGCTGGACAAGAAGCTGCGCTCGCAGATGCAGCTGGAGCTGGTGAACATCATCGAAACCTCCGGAGTGACCTGCGTGATGGTCACACATGATCAGGAAGAAGCAATGACCATGGCCACCCGCATTGCGGTCATGGATGCCGGCTGGATCCAGCAGGTGGGCAAGCCGGATGAGGTCTACGAACAGCCGGCCAATCGGTTCGTGGCCAGCTTCATCGGCTCGGTGAATTCGTTCGAAGGGGTGATCGACGAGGACCTGCCGGAACATGCCACCGTGCGCACCTCGGCGTTCCCGGCGCCGATCTACATTGGACACGGCATCACCGGTTACGAAGGCCAGTCCGTGGCCTACGCGGTGCGTCCAGAGAAAATCATGATCGGCAAGGAAGAGCCGGAGGGGCACGTCAACAAGGCGCAGGGCGTGATCGAAGATATTGCTTACTTCGGCAGCCACTCGGTCTATCACGTGCGCCTGCCGAGCGGCGCCACGGTCATGGCGAACTTCGCCAATTCGCAGCGCTGGGCCAGCGATGGCCTGACCTGGGGCGACGCCGTGTGGGTGCACTGGCGCGACAACGACGGCGTGGTGCTGAGCTCATGA
- a CDS encoding efflux transporter outer membrane subunit, with protein sequence MTPLNSFPSAARLRPLSFALLPLLLAGCMLGPDYTRPDVAGTATAQATLPRADQAGVVAASPPSQWWRELRDPLLDELVDEALRSSPNLRAAQAKVVASRALQRQRRAEQLPSVGAAAGYANVQAPDSLNDSVRGLGENVAQVAEANGRPQEAAQLRQQFADVDLDTELYVVGFDASWELDLFGRRRRAAEQAAAEAGADAAALADAQVQLAAELTQVYLSYRSSQQRIALAEDNLRAADEALRLSRQRRERGADSDLQVERAQAQREQQQARIPPLRAQADEARDVLALMVGREPGALDGRLGQGAELPALPARIAVDDAAALIRRRPDIRKAERELAASSAQIGQALTAYFPQVTLLGTVGAGAGSLSDLGSDSAATIVAPFLRWSVFDFGRNKARVAQARAGNDARMAAYEGTVLAALQDANTALARFGAARQQVQATTRAEASATRADRLMQQRRQAGAASQIDLLDVQRQQLDAQDGLAQAQLQLLVRYVALQKSLGLGWQEAPEAAVSR encoded by the coding sequence ATGACCCCATTGAATTCCTTCCCATCTGCTGCACGGCTGCGCCCACTGTCTTTCGCGCTGCTGCCGTTGCTGCTCGCCGGCTGCATGCTGGGGCCGGATTACACGCGACCGGACGTGGCCGGCACGGCGACCGCGCAGGCAACGCTGCCGCGGGCCGACCAGGCCGGCGTGGTGGCGGCATCCCCGCCCAGCCAGTGGTGGCGTGAGCTGCGCGATCCCTTGCTGGATGAACTGGTGGACGAGGCGTTGCGCAGCAGCCCCAATCTGCGTGCGGCGCAGGCCAAGGTGGTGGCATCGCGCGCGCTGCAGCGTCAGCGACGTGCCGAGCAGCTGCCGAGCGTGGGCGCTGCCGCTGGCTACGCGAACGTGCAGGCTCCGGATTCGCTGAACGACAGCGTGCGGGGCCTGGGCGAGAACGTGGCCCAGGTCGCCGAGGCCAACGGCCGGCCGCAGGAGGCCGCGCAGTTGCGCCAGCAGTTCGCCGATGTCGACCTGGACACCGAACTGTACGTGGTCGGCTTCGATGCAAGCTGGGAGCTGGACCTGTTCGGCCGGCGCCGGCGCGCTGCCGAGCAGGCGGCCGCCGAGGCCGGCGCCGATGCGGCGGCGTTGGCCGATGCGCAGGTGCAGCTTGCCGCCGAACTCACCCAGGTCTATCTGAGCTACCGCAGCAGCCAGCAACGGATCGCGCTGGCGGAGGACAACCTGCGGGCAGCGGATGAGGCGTTGCGGCTGTCACGGCAACGGCGCGAGCGCGGCGCCGATTCCGACCTGCAGGTCGAGCGCGCGCAGGCGCAGCGCGAGCAGCAGCAGGCACGCATCCCGCCGTTGAGGGCGCAGGCCGATGAGGCCCGCGATGTGCTGGCCCTCATGGTGGGACGCGAGCCCGGCGCGCTGGACGGGCGGTTGGGGCAGGGCGCGGAACTGCCTGCGTTGCCTGCGCGGATTGCCGTGGACGATGCGGCGGCCCTGATCCGTCGGCGGCCGGACATCCGCAAGGCGGAGCGCGAGCTGGCCGCTTCGTCGGCGCAGATCGGCCAGGCGCTGACAGCGTATTTTCCGCAGGTGACCTTGCTGGGCACGGTCGGCGCCGGCGCGGGTTCGCTGTCCGATCTGGGCTCGGATTCGGCAGCCACCATCGTCGCCCCGTTCCTGCGCTGGTCTGTCTTCGATTTCGGCCGCAACAAGGCGCGTGTCGCGCAGGCGCGGGCAGGCAACGACGCACGCATGGCGGCCTATGAAGGCACCGTGCTGGCCGCGCTGCAGGATGCCAACACCGCGCTGGCGCGATTCGGTGCCGCGCGCCAGCAGGTGCAGGCGACCACCCGTGCCGAAGCGTCGGCCACGCGTGCCGACCGGTTGATGCAGCAGCGCAGGCAGGCCGGTGCCGCGTCGCAGATCGATCTGCTGGACGTGCAACGGCAGCAGCTCGATGCGCAGGACGGGCTGGCCCAGGCGCAGCTGCAACTGCTGGTCCGTTACGTGGCGCTGCAGAAGAGCCTCGGATTGGGCTGGCAGGAAGCGCCGGAAGCGGCGGTGTCGCGATGA
- a CDS encoding DHA2 family efflux MFS transporter permease subunit, translating into MSSSAASAGPADASPQKADAGAWLAVAAGTIGSFMATLDISIVNAALPTIQGEVGASGTEGTWISTAFLVSEIVMIPLTGWFVRTLGLRTFLLICATLFTAFSVMCGFADTLPMMIVGRIGQGFAGGALIPTALTIVGTRLPPKQQPLGTALFGMTVILGPVIGPLLGGWLTENVSWHYAFFINVPICAGLVALLLLGLPHEKSNWWGLLRADWLGIIGMTAGLSALTVVLEDGQRERWFESTLIIILSLVSLTGFALLALSQFTSKEPVIHLKILFTRSFGAVFVMVMAVGMILFGVMYMIPQFLAIIAGYNTEQAGYVLLLAGLPTILLMPLMPKMLETVDVRIMVFGGMLCFAAACFVNLGLTPDSIGPHFVLGQLLQGCGLALAMMALNQAAITSVPREFTSDASGLFNAARNMGGSIGLAIISTFQDRRTTLHVDAIGSSITANSQVAQDALGAYGQQLGDPMQGMAVLAQTVQMQAMVMAYNDLFWIFGLIVVATLPLVFLLKPLPKGVPLAMH; encoded by the coding sequence ATGAGCAGCAGCGCGGCCAGTGCAGGGCCGGCCGACGCGTCGCCGCAGAAGGCCGACGCGGGCGCGTGGCTGGCGGTGGCCGCTGGCACCATCGGCTCGTTCATGGCGACGCTGGACATTTCCATCGTAAACGCGGCGCTGCCAACCATCCAGGGCGAAGTCGGCGCCAGCGGCACCGAAGGCACGTGGATCTCCACCGCCTTCCTGGTGTCGGAGATCGTGATGATCCCGCTGACCGGCTGGTTCGTGCGGACGCTGGGGCTGCGCACCTTCCTGCTGATCTGCGCCACCTTGTTCACCGCGTTTTCCGTGATGTGTGGCTTCGCCGATACCCTGCCCATGATGATCGTGGGACGCATCGGCCAGGGCTTCGCCGGTGGTGCGCTGATCCCCACTGCGCTGACCATCGTCGGTACGCGCCTGCCTCCCAAACAGCAGCCGCTGGGCACCGCGTTGTTCGGCATGACGGTGATCCTCGGGCCGGTCATTGGTCCGCTGCTGGGCGGCTGGCTGACGGAAAACGTGAGCTGGCACTATGCCTTCTTCATCAACGTGCCGATCTGCGCCGGCTTGGTCGCGCTGCTGCTGCTTGGCCTGCCGCATGAAAAATCCAACTGGTGGGGCCTGCTGCGTGCCGACTGGCTGGGCATCATCGGTATGACGGCGGGGTTGTCCGCATTGACGGTGGTACTGGAGGACGGGCAGCGCGAGCGTTGGTTCGAATCCACGCTGATCATCATCCTGAGCCTGGTTTCGCTGACCGGGTTCGCCTTGCTGGCGCTGTCCCAGTTCACCAGCAAAGAACCGGTGATCCACCTGAAAATCCTGTTCACCCGCAGCTTCGGCGCGGTGTTCGTGATGGTGATGGCGGTGGGCATGATCCTGTTCGGGGTGATGTACATGATCCCGCAGTTCCTGGCGATCATCGCCGGCTACAACACCGAGCAGGCCGGCTACGTGCTGCTGTTGGCGGGCCTGCCGACCATCCTGCTGATGCCGCTGATGCCGAAGATGCTGGAAACGGTGGATGTGCGGATCATGGTGTTCGGCGGCATGCTGTGCTTCGCCGCGGCGTGCTTCGTCAACCTGGGGCTGACGCCGGACAGCATCGGCCCGCACTTCGTGCTGGGGCAACTGCTGCAGGGCTGCGGCCTGGCGCTGGCCATGATGGCGCTCAACCAGGCGGCCATCACCTCGGTACCCCGCGAGTTCACCAGCGATGCCTCCGGCCTGTTCAACGCCGCCCGCAACATGGGCGGGTCGATCGGCCTGGCCATCATTTCGACGTTCCAGGACCGCCGGACCACCCTGCACGTGGATGCCATCGGCAGCAGTATCACGGCCAATTCGCAGGTAGCCCAGGATGCACTGGGTGCTTACGGCCAGCAGCTGGGTGACCCGATGCAGGGCATGGCCGTGCTGGCGCAGACCGTGCAGATGCAGGCGATGGTGATGGCCTACAACGACCTGTTCTGGATTTTCGGCCTGATCGTGGTGGCGACGCTGCCACTGGTCTTCCTGCTCAAGCCCTTGCCGAAGGGCGTTCCCCTGGCGATGCACTGA
- a CDS encoding polyamine ABC transporter substrate-binding protein codes for MKLRTLTLGLSVALLAACGGGDGAGSTQDSKVLNVYNYSDYIAENTIPDFEKQSGIKVTYDVFDSDEMVETKLLAGNSGYDVVVPTLNFFGRQIQAGVFLPLDKAKIPNLAKLDPKVMERIATQDPDNKYGVPYMIGTTGIGYNVDMVKERFGGSADIANSWDLIFKPENIAKMKDCGVTLLDTPADMIPVAMHYLGLDPHSNNPADIQKAAELLKSIRPYVQNFHSSQYVGSLANGGTCLVVGWSGDIIQARDRAEEAANGVHVAYSIPREGAPQWFDMLAIPKDAKHPEAAYAFINYLLEPKVAAANTNFIHYANPVTDATALVDEAIRTDPTIYPPADVAEKMFTYSINTPETDKLYTRLWTEIKTGR; via the coding sequence ATGAAGCTGCGTACCCTCACGCTCGGTCTGTCCGTTGCCCTGCTTGCTGCCTGTGGCGGCGGCGATGGCGCGGGAAGCACGCAGGACAGCAAGGTCCTGAACGTCTACAACTACAGCGATTACATCGCCGAAAACACGATCCCGGATTTCGAGAAGCAGAGCGGGATCAAGGTCACCTACGATGTGTTCGACAGTGACGAGATGGTCGAGACCAAGCTTCTGGCCGGCAACAGTGGCTACGACGTGGTGGTGCCGACACTGAATTTCTTCGGCCGGCAGATCCAGGCCGGCGTGTTCCTGCCGCTGGACAAGGCGAAGATCCCGAACCTGGCCAAGCTGGACCCGAAGGTGATGGAGCGCATCGCCACCCAGGATCCGGACAACAAGTACGGCGTGCCGTACATGATCGGCACCACCGGCATCGGCTACAACGTGGACATGGTGAAGGAGCGCTTCGGCGGCAGCGCCGACATCGCCAACAGTTGGGACCTGATCTTCAAGCCGGAGAACATCGCCAAGATGAAGGACTGCGGCGTGACCCTCCTGGACACGCCCGCCGACATGATCCCGGTGGCGATGCATTACCTGGGGCTGGACCCGCACAGCAACAACCCGGCCGACATCCAGAAAGCGGCCGAACTGCTGAAATCGATCCGCCCGTACGTGCAGAACTTCCACTCGTCGCAGTACGTGGGGTCGCTGGCCAACGGCGGCACCTGCCTGGTGGTGGGCTGGTCGGGCGACATCATCCAGGCGCGTGATCGTGCCGAGGAAGCGGCCAACGGCGTCCACGTGGCGTACTCGATTCCGCGCGAAGGCGCGCCGCAGTGGTTCGACATGCTGGCGATCCCGAAGGATGCCAAGCACCCCGAGGCAGCCTACGCCTTCATCAATTACCTGCTGGAACCGAAGGTCGCGGCGGCCAACACCAACTTCATCCACTACGCCAATCCGGTGACCGATGCCACCGCGCTGGTCGATGAAGCGATCCGCACCGATCCGACCATCTATCCGCCGGCGGACGTTGCGGAAAAGATGTTCACCTACTCGATCAATACGCCGGAAACCGACAAGCTCTACACCCGCTTGTGGACGGAAATCAAAACCGGCCGTTGA